From the genome of Longispora fulva:
TGAACCCGCGCACCCCCGCGAGAGCCTGGCCGTTGAGCATCAGCTTGTTGCCGCTGATCGCGATGTCACGGAACCCGGTCGAGACGGTCTGCGGGTTGCCCTTCCCCGATGGGGGCGTCGCGGTGACGGTGTAGAGCGCCGGGCTGGCCGGCGACCACAGCTGGGGGGATGACACGTTGACCGTCACCGGGGCCGAGATGACCTTCCCCGTGCCGGCCGGCAGCGCGAACGTCACCTGGGACGAGGGCAGCGCCTGGCCGGACGGGGTGGTGACCTGCACGGTCGTCGTGATGTTCTGCGAGCTCCCGCTCGCGTTGACCCCGGACGCGCGCAGGGTCAGCGTGCCGTTGGAGGCGCCGAGCGCGGCGAGGTCGGTGATCGCGACGGCCTCGGTGCGGTCGATGTTGACGCTGTCGAAGATGCCGCCGTAGTTCCAGTACAGGCCGGGGTTGCGGTTGGAGAAGATCTCGCTGAACCGGTTGTCGACGATGACGGCGATGGTGTTGACGCCGGTCGTGACCAGGTTGGTGATGTCGAACGTCTCGGGCAGGTAGCCGCCGGTCGCGGTGCCGGCCGCCGTCCCGTTGACGAACAGCTTCAGCACGTAGAAGCAGGACTCGAACGTGATCAGGGTCCGCTGCCCGGTGGTGGGGGCGGCGAGGGTGACCTTCTTGCGGTACAGCGCGACCTGTCCGGCGTGGACGTTCCACTTCGCGCGGATCGCGCCGAGCGCCCCCGGCACGACAGCCGAGGTCATGGCGGTCTCGCTGAAGTTGGGCTGGCAACCGGACGGGGACGTGCCGGTGAGTGCCCCGGAGGGCAGCTCCGACTCCTTCGCGGCCATCCAGGCCCCGTTGAGCACGATCCTTCCGGCGGGCGGGGCCGGCGGGGCCGTGACCGTCACGTTCATCTCGGTCTTGACCAGACCGGACGGGGTGTCGGCCTCGGCCTTGAGGACCTGGGCGCCGGAGGGGAACCAGGCCGCGTCGGTGGCGGTCCGCCAGACCGGCGCGAGTCCGGTGCCTTTGGAGTACAGGTCGGTGAGTTCGGCGAAGGCCAGGCCGCCCAGGGTGAAGCGGACGGCGGTGGTGCCGGCTGGGGCGGTGACCTCGATGTCGGTCAGGCCGCTCAGCGTGCTCGACGTGGGTTGTGTGAACGCGAGCGGGCCGGGGGCGGCGGCGGGCGCGGGAGCGCCGGTGCCCGCCGTGGCCGGTGATGCGGCCAGTGCCGGCAGGGCGAGAGCCGGGGCGGTGAGTGCCGCCGCCCGGAGCACGGTCCGGCGGGACGTGGGTGGGTTGAGGGGCGAGGGTGTCATGGACTCTCCCAATGGGTTCTACGGGACGGTGGGGATCACCGGGCACGTCGCGCGTCCACTGTGTGATCAGTGACCGTTCGCGGCAATTGGGGCGGAACAACCGCAGTCGACCACCTCGAGAAGGAACTTCAACACAACACCACAGCCAAGTCAACACAATGGACCTGAGATACCCATTTCGAGCACGGTCGATGCGCGAAACTCGCAGAAATCGGTGCGCACAGCTGCGCGTTCATGCGCGATGGACGATCGCTGTCCATTGTTTCGGGCCGGGTCTGAATGGGGCGTCCTGGAAATGAGGGCGTCGGATCGCCATTCCGGTTCTGTCAAAGTGAAAGTCATTATGTGTCAAAGTGAAAGTCAATGACGCGCTGAGGTTCCGGATCGTCGACAAGGCTGTTGACCTGTGGAAACGAAATTGATTCTTGCCTTTGCGGGGGAGTGCAAATAGCATCTCGAACACCTTCTCCCCCCTGTGGAGTGGGTGGACGGAATGGCAATGCCCGTCGCTCCTGGGCGGCCTTGGGCGTCCCGGCGTCGGTGAGACCCGGGAGAAATCCCTCCGTGATGCGCGAACGCGCACCGCCGGCGGCGGATCGCTCATGAATCCTCATTCGTGAACATCTGGACCTTGCTGCCGGTCCGGGGGCTGGAGCTGGCACGCCGGCGTGAATCTGCCGGTTGACAAGAGGCGCGGATCGCTGGAAGCTGAGCACAAGTATTCATAAAAAAACAATTTTCAACATGGTTGGTCTCCGTCGAGCCGGGTGCTGGGGCATCCGCCGCTCCGGCGACGAACGCCGCGGATGACGCGAGCGATACCGCCCCGGCAGCGGCATACCCCTTCGGCAACGACGCCGATCGAACCGGGTGCCGATCGAACAAGGACCGGCGGACACCGGCCTTGGCCCCTCACGATGGGATCTGATGAGATGCGATTCAGGAAACTGTCCGTACTGACGCTGTTGGCGGGGTTGGTCGCGGTGCCCTTCGCGCCAGCCGGCCCGGCCGCCGCCGCGGACAACGGGCTCGCGCTGACGCCGCCGATGGGCTTCAATAACTGGAACACGACACGGTGCGGCACCGTCTTCAACGAGACGACGATCAGGGGCATCGCCGACAAGTTCGTGTCCGCGGGGCTGAAGGCCGCCGGCTACCAGTACGTCAACCTCGACGACTGTTGGGCCGTCCCCGATCGCGACGCCCAGGGCAACCTCGTCACGGACTCCAACCGGTTCCCCAGCGGCATCAAGGCGCTCGCCGACTACGTACACAGCAAGGGTCTGAAGTTCGGGATCTACACCAGCGCCGGCACCCGCACCTGCACCGGCACGGGTCCGATCGCCCAGCCCGGATCGGTCGGGCACGAGACCCAGGACGCGAACCTCTTCGCGTCGTGGGGCGTGGACTACCTCAAGTACGACAACTGCGGCGACCACCAGGGCCTCGACGAGAAGACCCGGTTCACGACGATGCGGGACGCGCTCGCGGCGACCGGCAGGCCGATCGTGTTCAGCGTCTGCGAGTGGGGCGACAACGCGCCGTGGGACTGGGCGCCGGCCCTGGGCAACCTCTGGCGCACCACCCACGACATCACCGACAGCTGGTCCAGCATGATCGGCAACGCGCGGCAGAACTCCACCCACGCGAGCATCGCCGGCCCCGGCGGGTGGAACGACCCGGACATGATGCAGATCGGCAACGGCGGCATGACCGACACGGAGTACCGCACCCACTTCAGCCTCTGGGCGGCCATGGCCTCGCCCCTGCTGATCGGGTCGGACATCCGCAACGTGTCCACCGCGACGCTCAACATCCTGACCAACGCCGACGTCATCGCGGTGGACCAGGACTCGCTGGGCAAGCAGGGCGCCGTCATCCGCGACACCAGCAGCGCCTACATCCTCAGCAAGCAGCTGGCCAACGGGGACCGGGCCGTCACGCTGACCAACCTGGGCTCGTCCACGGCGACGATCAGCACCACGGCGACCGAGATAGGCCTCGGCGGCTCGGCCAGCTACTCGCTCAAGGACCTGTGGAGCAAGGCCACCACCACCAGCACCGGCGCGATCAGCGCGAGCGTACCCGCGCACGGCACGGTCATGTACCGGATCACCGGCGGCGCGCTCACCCCGCCGCCCTCGGGAACGTCGCAGCTCAGCACCCTGCCGTGGAGTTCGAGCACGAACGGCTGGGGGCCGGTCGAAAAGGACAAGAGCAACGGCGAGCAGGCGGCCGGCGACGGGCGCACGCTGACCATCAACGGCACCACCTACGCCAAGGGCCTGGGCACCCACGCGGCCAGCGAGGTCGACTACTACCTGGCAGGTAGCTGCTCGACACTGACGGTCGACGTGGGTGTGGACGACGAGTCGACGGCCAGCGGTTCCGTGGTGTTCCAGGTGTACCGCGACACCACCAAGGTCGCCGACAGCGGTAAGGTCACGTACGCGGACGCGGCTAAACACCTGACCGCCAACCTCGCCGGAGGCCAGCAGCTCCGGCTCGTGGTCACCGACGCGGGCGACGGCGTCGGCTCCGACCACGCCGACTGGGCCAGCCCGACGATCACCTGCGGCCCCAGCTCCGGGCCCGGTGCCGGCACCCACCCGCTCAGCGACCTGGCCACGACCAATGCCACCAACGGCTGGGGCCCGGTCGAAAAGGACAAGAGCAACGGCGAGCAGGCGGCCGGCGATGGTAAGACGCTGACCATCCAGGGCGTGACCTACGCCAAGGGCCTCGGCACCCACGCGGCCAGCGACATCACCTACAACCTCGCCGGCACCTGCACCTCCCTCACGGTGGACGTCGGCGTCGACGACGAGGCCGGCAACGGCGGATCCGTCGCCTTCCAGATCTACCGCGACACCACCCTCGCCGCCAGCACCGCCGTCCTCACCGGCACCGCCGCCGCCCAGCACCTCACGGCCGACATGACCGGCGGCCAGCAGTTGCGACTCGTCGTCACCAACGGGGGTGACAACATCAACAACGACCACGCCGACTGGGCAAACCCCGTCCTGACCTGCTCCTGATCCCCTGAGGTCGGAACAGCCCACAGCGTCCGTCGAGCGAGCTCCGGTGAGCTCGCTCGACGGATCACCGGCCACGGGGGACGTCCGGAGTCGGGTTCAGCACCGCGCGTCCTTGCCCTCGGAACCGAAGACATCGAGCCGCTGCTGGACGGGCACGCGGGGCGTGCCGGCCGGTACGTAGTGGAACTGCAACGCCCGTCGTCGCGCCGTCGACGTGTTGTCCGGAGTGCCGTGGTGCAGCAGCCCGTCGAAGAACAGCGCCCCGCCGGCCGGCAGCGGCACCACGGTGTCGCGGTGGGTCTGCACCTCGGTATCGCAGATCTGGAAGTCCCGCCGCTGGAAGTGCACGACGGGCCCCTCCCGGTGGGTGCCCGGCAGTACGTGCATGCACCCGTTGTCGACGCTGGCCTCGTCCAGGGCGATCCAGACCCCGAGGATCGGGGTACCGAACGGCACGTCGAAGAACGCGTGGTCCTGGTGCCACGGCTTCTCCCGACCGCCGCCCGGGGGCTTGAACAGGGCCATGTCCTGGTACAGCTCCGGCTCGGCGCCCAGCAGCGCGCGCACCACCCCGAGCATCCGCGGCGAGCGGGCGGCGGCCTCCAACCGGGGGTCGGCCCCGGTGAATCGCATCAGTTTGCGGACGCCGTCGAGCAGGTCCTCGCCCGGCGTGGCCCACTTCTCGAACTCGATGGTGACGTCGTTCGGGTCGGCGGCGACTCCCAGGAGCGCGTCGAGCACGTCGGCGACGGCGGCCGGGTCCAGCAACTCGCGCACGGCGAGAAAGCCGAGGCGCTGATACCCGGCGACATCGGCGGCGGTGATCGCGTCCGCGTCGTCGCGCAGCGGGGCGAACTGGACGAAGTTGTAGAGGCCGGTGGCGGCGTTGGTCGTCATGGGGAAACCGTAGGGCGCTCTGGACCTGCGCAAACAGGGTCTGAGCAGCATGAGCCGGGGTGTGAGAGGTAGGTTGTCGAGATGCGGGAAAGCGCATACCTAGCGCCTGGCGCCCGGGTCCCGGACACGCCGGACCGGTCGGGCGCCGACGTCGACTACGCCGATCCGGGGGTGTGGGACCGGCTCGGTGCCGCGCTGCGCGGCCCCTGGGCCCCCGTGGTCCGCCCCGGCGGTGGGCAGGTGCTGTGCGAGCCGGCGTGGTCCTGGCGGCAACGGCTGCCCGACTTCGACCTGTGGTGCGTGCTGGGCGGACGCGGGCGCGCGACGGTGTCCGGCGAACGGGTCGATCTGGCCGTGGGCACGGTGCTGCTGCTCCGTCCGCAGGACACGGTCCACGCCGAGCAGGATCCGCAGGACCGGCTGACGGTGTCCTACCAGCATTTCGCCTACGGCAGCGGTGACCCCGCCGCGTTCCCCGACGGGCTGCTGCCGCCCCGGGTGCTCCATCTCGACGACCTCGCGTCGGTCCGCCACCTGCTTCCCGAGGTGCACCAGTGCCTGCGCCAACCGGGCCCCGACACCGCCGTGCGGGGGACCGCGTTGCTGAGCACGCTCCTCCTGAAGCTGCACGCCTGCGCGGCCCGGACCGCCGGTGCGCTGGCCGCGCCGCTGGATCCGCGGGTGGCGACCGTGGTGCGCTGGCTGCGCGAGCATCCCGCCGACCGGCCGGACCTCGCCGATGCCGCCGGGCACGTGGGCCTGTCCCCGGTGGGCTTCTCCCGGCTGTTCAGTGCCAAGACCCGGACGAGTTTTCGTGAGTTCTGTGTCCAGGTGCGGGTGGAGCGGGCCTGTGAACTGCTCCGCGAGGGCAGCTTCACGGTCGACCGGGTGGCCCGGATGCTCGGCTACGCCGACCGGCGGCTGTTCGTCCGGCAGTTCCGTGCCCGGATCGGCACATCGCCCGGGGCCTGGCGCCGGGACGCCTGACACCTCGTCGAAATTTTTTCGAAACCAGTTCCGAAACTATCTAGCGGAGTGTGACGCATCTCGCCTACTCTCGCGTTGACAACTCCACTCGACCCCCTCGCGAGAGGACCCCCCATGCGTGGTTTGAGAAGAAAACTAGCGATCGTTGCGGTCTGCGTCGCCGGATCGC
Proteins encoded in this window:
- a CDS encoding phytanoyl-CoA dioxygenase family protein, with translation MTTNAATGLYNFVQFAPLRDDADAITAADVAGYQRLGFLAVRELLDPAAVADVLDALLGVAADPNDVTIEFEKWATPGEDLLDGVRKLMRFTGADPRLEAAARSPRMLGVVRALLGAEPELYQDMALFKPPGGGREKPWHQDHAFFDVPFGTPILGVWIALDEASVDNGCMHVLPGTHREGPVVHFQRRDFQICDTEVQTHRDTVVPLPAGGALFFDGLLHHGTPDNTSTARRRALQFHYVPAGTPRVPVQQRLDVFGSEGKDARC
- a CDS encoding helix-turn-helix domain-containing protein, with translation MRESAYLAPGARVPDTPDRSGADVDYADPGVWDRLGAALRGPWAPVVRPGGGQVLCEPAWSWRQRLPDFDLWCVLGGRGRATVSGERVDLAVGTVLLLRPQDTVHAEQDPQDRLTVSYQHFAYGSGDPAAFPDGLLPPRVLHLDDLASVRHLLPEVHQCLRQPGPDTAVRGTALLSTLLLKLHACAARTAGALAAPLDPRVATVVRWLREHPADRPDLADAAGHVGLSPVGFSRLFSAKTRTSFREFCVQVRVERACELLREGSFTVDRVARMLGYADRRLFVRQFRARIGTSPGAWRRDA
- a CDS encoding NPCBM/NEW2 domain-containing protein encodes the protein MRFRKLSVLTLLAGLVAVPFAPAGPAAAADNGLALTPPMGFNNWNTTRCGTVFNETTIRGIADKFVSAGLKAAGYQYVNLDDCWAVPDRDAQGNLVTDSNRFPSGIKALADYVHSKGLKFGIYTSAGTRTCTGTGPIAQPGSVGHETQDANLFASWGVDYLKYDNCGDHQGLDEKTRFTTMRDALAATGRPIVFSVCEWGDNAPWDWAPALGNLWRTTHDITDSWSSMIGNARQNSTHASIAGPGGWNDPDMMQIGNGGMTDTEYRTHFSLWAAMASPLLIGSDIRNVSTATLNILTNADVIAVDQDSLGKQGAVIRDTSSAYILSKQLANGDRAVTLTNLGSSTATISTTATEIGLGGSASYSLKDLWSKATTTSTGAISASVPAHGTVMYRITGGALTPPPSGTSQLSTLPWSSSTNGWGPVEKDKSNGEQAAGDGRTLTINGTTYAKGLGTHAASEVDYYLAGSCSTLTVDVGVDDESTASGSVVFQVYRDTTKVADSGKVTYADAAKHLTANLAGGQQLRLVVTDAGDGVGSDHADWASPTITCGPSSGPGAGTHPLSDLATTNATNGWGPVEKDKSNGEQAAGDGKTLTIQGVTYAKGLGTHAASDITYNLAGTCTSLTVDVGVDDEAGNGGSVAFQIYRDTTLAASTAVLTGTAAAQHLTADMTGGQQLRLVVTNGGDNINNDHADWANPVLTCS